ttaatatatttattatttataatattatactatttaatatatttattatttataaatcaaacatGTATGATTTGCGGTATACGGCGGTATACCgcaacacggtacggtatacagcaatgtcggtaaggtaaaggtttTCAAATATTGACATACCGAATTGTGGTATACCGTAAAATTCGGTAAGGTTGATATATTcgaaaaattcggtaaggtatagaTATGACATTTTCTCATACCGCAATTTGCGGTACGATATGCGGTATGATATTTTcggtgcggtataccgtaccgtgccacccctagtggccgggtacacaacctggcgaatatcggtcgttcgacgccaacacgcagtacgatctgGACTTCAGTACGGGTTCGTACGGTCTCTCCGACATGGAgtcgtctccaactcgccctgccGCCGCTTCCTGTTGCGCCGCCCCTGCCAGAAAGAAGAGGACCAAGCACCGGGcgcacaagttgccacctccgacaACTTGTGAAAAGTACGCctccggccgtacgaactaccagccggatgaaaccctcgtcttggcgatgTGTttggtggatatatcggaggacccgatattcgcgaacaaccaaaagtaGCTCgtgtactgggagcgcatcccCAAGCGCTACAATGAGGTGAAGCcaccgagcgcgtacaagccccaacgggagcagctccgcaagcactgagatcaggtgaagaagcaagtcaacctgttcgcggcggagtacgagaggtgctcgagggatcagggaagcggcgagagcatgagcgacgtgcgcgatagagcgctgttgtcgtaccagtccatgtacggcgacttcaagcatttcaacatctgggcgctcttgagggacaaacagaagttccaaggcgggattctgcacaccggtgcgatgaagaggacgaagaccaccgacactggtggttacacgaccagcgaaagcggaactcgtccggtgggcCTCAACCAGACGTGCTCGGAGGAAGAGACTttcggcacaccgatgtcctcccggcggagtcccataggcgtcaaggctgcgaagaacaaggggaaggcgaattCGACATTCTCCTCGGCCGCCGCCCCCCCATCGCTGATCTCGACCCCTACCCCGGCCCCAGCGACACTTGCCTACACGGATTGGGCAACGGCCTCAATGGCGCTgacgttgttggatacgcacaacgcccttatgaagtgtacggatccggCCAGAGCCGAATTCCTCCAGAGGTTAATCGATGAGTTGAACCGGAAGTTGGGGTTTTTGTAGgatagtcaattttttttatttctaacccgtgtagcttttttttttataatctaTGAATTTTTTGCCGTTcctagttaatcgttgtgttttttctaagtttgcatttatatatttgaaaacatttaaattaattaacaaaacaatagtaaaatacttagggcgcgccttagggcatCCCACTGCAAGTGGAAGgggaggaggataaaatgataatgtGGCGGTGCATTGGGCGGGCTTTAAGGCACCACTTAGGGTGTCCCACTGTGAATTGTgtatgctcttagagcatccgcaacggtggcagccgtcgccaccgccgtccgcgccgctggaaCGGATGTGTCTCACCGCCGCTGCACTCGCGccgcgccagcgagcagctgacgtgtcgcgcggcgattgggcaacgacataTCCGTTgcctttaaatgtttttttaatttaaaatcggtttttaattaaaaaaaccgataaaaaaaatttttcacttcccaaaaatttataaccgtttattaccgttttttacacttttttattttttttttatttttccccccCAAAagtacacactttcatctataaatacccccactttcacaccaaaaaattcacatcaaactacacaattctcatctttattctccaatatccattctcatcttcattctctcatatccattttcatcttcattctctcataccctaacaATGTCCGACCAAGGCGATGACAACCCGCCCTCTCACGggtggaaccccgaatggtttggtgcacaaccgtttcctagtccggaaacagaatattcagcccctcctctcacccaaaaTTCGGCCGTTCctggtggctaccggccatacccaatagacgaccaaggtgcctccgaagggcgatacgggtggacaccggagcctaggccgaccgcccccctcccaaactccgtcGGCTCCTACTCGTAGCGGTGTCCgaacaccgtacactccggcggagatggataaattgttcaaggcgtacttcgaaatatccgaagatgcggcggttggcacgaaccaatccggcgatcacttttggtggcgcgtctctcgccggtacaatgcaaaccggccgccgggaacgatcgagcgcaacgagagtatgatgcgcaactgcatcggccgagccaacgaagaaattggcaagttcaatggctatttcctccaggagtcgcggaatgccgggagcggccggagcgaggtcgacatcatcactgccgcgctgagcacctaccaatccttgaacggtaagtcgttcaagtacctcaacgtttggcaggaaacgcggttccacccgaggtatatgggaggcgtaacatcctcctcgagCGGCTCCTCCAAGCGGTCAAGGTTGGTATCcatatccgactccggctccgaagaagtggctagccaactcgccgaagctaacttgggtagccccgacgccggaccaagcggttcccaacgccgaccgcaaggaaggaagaaggcggcggtcGACCGCCGGCGCTCCGTGACTCCATCagcccccgcccccgaacccgcaccctatgttccacctccacccccgaacaactcgttgtgggcccttttggcccaactcaatatggccgataggtcaactatgaccctcACGCAACTTCAAATGTACGAGGACATGGTATTGGGTctcaaaaaacaattggggttggtgccgccggatgcgtagtcttcctcgggtaatattagccaataatcatgtaatttttaatttttaggagtttaattatgtaatttttaatttttagtattttaattatgtaatttttaatttttaggattttaattatgtaatttttaatttttaggattttaattatgtcttttttgttttctttgtaatttgtaatatttattgtggttttttaatgatttttagtattatggaaatgtttttgtgtaattgaattttaaattaattgtggtcgtccttgcggaagagcacagctgtgggtgttgtactcttgacagagagcagacagaaaaagtggggtcggtcccacaaccgtgccgctgcaagagcacggttgtggatgctgcttaacaaaaagcaaaaaaaaacaagaaaatagaTTCCTAATTCAATCTCTCCAACGTGTCACCATTTAAACACAGCACCAATTCAGATTCACTCTCCTCACTTTTGGGaccctttttttctctctcatacttaaAAACAAACAACCTaccctttccctttccctctTTTCCCCCCAAATTTTTCCTCCACCCCCAAAAAACCCTAGTTTTCTCCCCTCCGAGCTCTCGCTCCCCCTCTCCCCAATTCCCACCATCCTCATTTTTTCTGGCTAATTCACCCTCGAAAATCGCAATTCAACTGAAATCATGGACGATTCGGAGCAGAATAAGCTGTTTGTCGGGGGCATTTCGTGGGACACGACGGACGATGCCCTCAAGGACCATTTCGGCCAGTACGGCGCCGTTTTTGGATCCGTGATTGCTCGGGATCGTATTTCCGGTAACCCCAGGGGCTTCGCCTTCGTCACCTTCTCGGATTCTTCCGCCGTCGACCGCGCTCTTCAGGATTCCCATCAAATTCTTAGCAGAACGGTCTGCTTCTTGCTTATTCTACTTTTTAGGgtttttccatattttctccCCGTTTGCTTTATTTTTAGGGCTTTTTTTGTCGACTGATTTTGTATTCTTCAAATTATCTCTTTTTCGCGCTTGTGTGTaggccaattttttttttaaatctatttTTCTTTTGGGTTTTTTTCCCGTGCATGGCTGAATAATTGGAACTGTCGTGGTCAATGAGCTTCGCCTTGTGCATCGTTGTGTGCGTTTGTTTGCTCTTCCTGCATCGGCctctatattttcatttttatttatttattttttcaaagcTGGAGTTTTTGCATCCGCGCATGCAGGTCTTCTTTACTGTAGCTGGGAGTAtgattttggtttattttttactaattttatttaactatttcATTGCTTACCATATACTTTGATGCCTGTTTGCAGGTTTTGTCAACAGTTTCCTTTTCTTGTAATTAGCTTTAGGTTTTGATTTGCTCTGACTTATCAGGTGCTAGCGCCTCATTCTTTCCCTGTATATTTAACACTTTTGCTTCCTCTTTAATTTAGAAAAGTTATTGAAAACATGATATTGTTCGTGGGCTGAAGTTATTTAATCTTTCAAACTTTTCCATCAACTTGTCTTTTTATAGGTTGAAGTGAAGAGGGCTATTCCCAGGAGCGAACAACAAAGTCAACAACAGAACTATAGGGGAGTGAGTAGGAATAACAGTAGGACTAACAATAGGAGCGACGTGCAGTTtaggacgaaaaagattttcgTAGGGGGTTTGTCGGCTAACTTGACTGAGGAAGAATTCAGAAGATACTTTGAGAAGTTTGGTAGGATTACTGATGTAGTTGTGATGCATGACAATCTGACTCATAGGCCGAGGGGATTTGGTTTTATTACCTTTGATTCAGAGGATTCGGTTGAGGAAGTTATGCAGAAGAGCTTCCATGAGTTGACTGGAAAGCTTGTCGAGGTTAAAAGAGCTGTTCCAAAGGATGGAATTGGCAGTAGTAACATTGTTTATAATGGAAGGTTAGGCGATGCAAGAAGCCCTACTAGCTTCAATTCTTATCAGCAGGGGAGTTACGTGCCTGTAAATTCTAGATATGGGTATTTCCCTGGATATGGTAATGTGGCTGGGTACCTATACGGAGCTGGGATGTATGGTGGTGTTTATCCCTCTGGAGGGTATGGTGGAATTAGTTACGGACTCACTCCAATTGCCCCAAGGAGTCCTTGGAATTCAGCGATGATTGGTGTCAGGGGAGGTTTCCTGCCTTATGGAAGTGCCGCTCCTGTCTATCCCTCTTATGTGAATGGCGGACCTGGAGGAGTATTGGGACTGTCTATGAACGGATATGGTGGGATATTGGGTGGAGATGCTCAACACTCGACTGAGTCAACACCCTCTCAGACTGGTATAAATAATGTAGATGCCAATTCTTTTGGTTCCAGTAGAGGTTTCGGAGGTGCAGCTAGCAAACAGAGTCATAGAGTTAGTGATAGGTCTTACCAAGCTGCTAACTCAAGCTGACTGCTTGCCATCTTCATTGTGGATATTGACATGTTAGAAATTTCTCCCACTGACAGAGTTGGGTATCATTCTTCCAATGTCCATGCTTTAGATCTCTTTCTAATTCTTATAAAGATTTGGTGTGTTTTCTTGTTcttaatttcaaaaattaatggAATCTGGATTCAGTTAttgtaatataatttttttataaatttattttttccataCCTTGTTTCCATTTCCCCTGACAAATGTTGATGGCCATGCTCTGGCTCTGGAGTCAGTTTCTGCCCATAGAGGTAAGTCCTGATTGTTGCTCTGAGGGTGGTGCTTATTAGGATGGTGCTTGTTTTTTTTAGTTCATTCGTTTTGAAGTAGATTTCGTAAACGCCTTGAATTGATCTCCGAGTCAGTTGTGATGAGTATGGTAATGGTCCCTATTTGTATTGTAATTTCAGGAATCATCATGGTTTCCTGAGACAGATTTTCCTGGTCATTTTGTGTACTGCTTATGATGAATTTCATTTCCTATTGAAACTGCTGAGGGAAAGGAATATAtgccacttttttttttactcgGATTCATGTAAGATCTGCATTCTTGCTATGAATGAATGTTGGTGATGCTTTGGATATAAGGTGGCTTTGCTGTTAAGATACTGACTAAATAAATGGCAGGTTTATTAGCAATTTTTTGATGCGTTATTCTTTCATGGAATGTTTTTTTGAATGGGAGGGAAGAGAATTGGCTAATCTGAGTGTTATACTATTGCTCAATCAAAAGTGTctaaattgaatatttttaaagaaGTTTTATGATGTGTTAAAACTGCTGGCTTCTTATTTATGCTACTAGACATGTACACTGATCACTGATGTACATATTAGGACCACCATCAAatcataaaatattttcttatattAGATAAAAATGTTGTAAGAATTTATTAGGTAATGTTTATTAACTAATAACTGGATCCTAAAATCAAGGCTTGGTCAAAAGATTATGAAAATGATAACTTCGCCAAGAAATGCGATTTCACGCATTGAAGTGAGCTTGAATTCTTGaccaacttttaatttttaaatatattgaGTGTTTGAAATTTTCCACTTTATTGAGCCATCAATTTTGGTGGAGTTGTAATTATGGAGGCTATTTCCTATGTCAAAATACGTTATTTACTATGACAGCAAAACATAGCGCATGCATCGGCCAATTAATCAACACCTCATTaataactactactactactataattccTTTTCTTCTACATTGTCATTAgtgaataattaatttaaatatgttaATTACATCTCGTATGTTTAGCAAAAATAATCCATGTGATGTCTAACATTATAGTGAGCTACCATTTGATTTTAGATTTAATATTTAGGAAATTGTTACACTTGAAAATTGTGGTTTTATTACCATCCGACGGCAGTATTATAGTACTAAAGCaactttttatgaaaaaaattcttattAATTCAAACAAAAAATGCACCAttctatataaaaatatgactaaAATATTAGTTCACGAACTAAAGAAGTATGATAATAAATTGATACCAATTTATTATACTACTCAACAAgaatattgaaaatttgaaatgaagTTTATTACCGTACCCTTCACTTCGATAAATATTGAGTCATTCAGGAGTGAATTTATTTTTGaccaatttttaaatttgtatttgaaaaaataaaaaaataataagactTGGGATTTGAAATATTTCGATAGATGCTATAATCAGAGACCACATATTTATATCTCTTCATTTTCTtgccagaaaaaaaaaaagaaacccCCCAAAAAAACCAGACTTTGCAATGATGCCTCTGCTAACTCCGGCCGCAAACGGCGGCGGCGCGGTGCTCTCCTCCTCCCACCACTGCTCCCTCAAATTCGTCCACCCCGTCGCCCCCCTCTTCTCCAAACGCCGCCCCACTTTCTCAGCCTCCCGCGCCATCAAACCCCTCATGCTCGCCAACGCCGCCGAGTCCTCCTCCGGCGCCTCCGCCAAGCCCTCCACCGCCTCCACCTCCGACCCCTTCGACGACCAAGGCTCCGCCCCGACTCCCATTTCGCTCGTGGGCCAGGAAAATCTCCCCCTCGAAGGCGTGATTCAGTTCGAGAAGCCGGATTCCTCTTCTCGTCTCGCTAAATGGGGGTATTTACACAttaatctctctctttctctcactcTATTTGTATGTGAGCTTGTGTTTTGCTGAAATTGGATTGCAAAATTGCAGTCTCGTGGCTTTGTTAGCTGGCGGCGATGTTGCAATGCTGTTGTTGTTTGCGGCAATTGGGAGGTCTAGCCATGGATTGCCTGTTTTCGATTTTGAAACCTTCAAAACAGCCGACCCTTTCATTGCAGGTGTGTTTTTCGCGCCCTAAATTTGTAAAGTTGAttcctttttcattttatcTATGGGTACATGTTGCATTTACTTTTATTTGTTGAAGTAATTTATGCATTTGGTAGTGTTGAATTGTATCTGTTTGAATGATTAGGGTGGTTTTTGAGCGCATACTTTCTTGGGGGATTCAGCAAGGAAGGCAGAGGGAAGAATGGTTTACAGAGTGCTGTTGTTGCAGCTGCGAAATCCTGGTCTTTGGGGATTCCGGTAACTCTACTTTTGTTGTTTCGTGTGTTATACGAAATGGTATATACTCTGTTGTTGACTTGTTTCTTTGTCATAGTTGTTTGTTTGTTGAGAGTCTAGCTGCTAATTTTTCACACTCTTGTCTGAGATTTTGTTGGTATAAGAATGTGACTATTGTTTTCCTTTTGCAATTGACATACTGTGACAGAAATTAGTGATTTAGGGGTTTATCTATCTTGGTTTCTTAAAAGAGATACCTTGAAGCTTTGCTGGAACATGCTGTGGATTTTAGCTTACGATAAGTTTGGAACTAATGGAATAGCTTGTGCGCAAGTAGGATGTGATAATTTGTATGTTGGAGCTCTATTTGAGGAGTTTCGGGTCAATTATTGAGGTTTCTAAGATACTACTATTTTGTTTCTGGCTGGCCAAACCGAGGTCGATTCAACCTTTCCTTCAAGGTCCTTTTGAACTCATCCGGCAGGCCTCTTCCTAGTTTTTAATGAATTCACCACTGGGTATAAAGGGACTAACAGCTTCATAAATATCCAAAGGTGCACCTTGCAACTATACTTCTGTTATAGTGAGAATGAAAAGCTTTTACGGACACAGTGTCACCATGGCATTTCTATAGATGCTTAATAGTATAAAGTATTGTAATCAGGTAAAGATATTCAATAGGTGTTTTAGACACAAAGAAATAATGCTTGGAAGTTATATGAGACATGCTATCAAACTTTCGTATTCTTGTGAAAGACTAAGCATGTGGATCAGTTCATTTTCTGTAACTTAGTGGAAAACTCATAGCTTGTTTAGTAAGGATAGACATTGCTGAATAACTTTTATGTGGCTTGCCTTCTGTAAGTGCCTCCTTGGCTTGTGTTTTTTGTCCCGTTAGTTTTATCTTGCCTGATTAGATGTCTATTACAATTGAATCTAATAAAAATCTACTCTAAAAGTAATATTTTTACATATTCATTACCCATCTCGATTCTCAGTCTTCGCTCTCTAGCCTCTGCACATGCTTATGTTTTGCAAAGTCCACTTGTTAAACCTCTTAAAATGTACCGAGGATACCTTCTTTActgtgagagagagggagagactTCTTTGCTGAAAAATGGTGTTGTATAGTATATGGAGACTCACTGTTTTTATTAGCGGAGGAGGCTACAATTCAACCAAGCAGCAATAGCTTTTTCCAAGATTACATGCTAGGCTTTCAGTTTACTTTTGTGAATTGCCGAACTATGGAAGTGCTACGAGCATGGTTTAGTGATAGTGAGAAATGTTCTTTTCCTAGTGGAAGAATCTAGGAAATGCTTTGCTTTTTGAGAGTGGTTGATAGAATAAAAGGTAGAAGGAATCTGCAGGAACTGAAAATTAGGCAGCCTGGTTATAGAACTGCAAATTGAAGGTGGTTGTGTTGTTGAAGTAGTAGTGGTGAAAATTGATCCAATAGTAGATTGGTAGAGCAGTTGAGGGCTATAGAGCGATAACGTTTCGTATAATTTGTTGTTTAGAAGGCTTGCAATTTCAACTTCTATATTGTGATCTCTCCGGTTGAGGGTGTCCAGTTTCTTGTTGATAGCTGATACGAAGTCTCGgggtcaattttttttttaaatatatctcGTTCATTTGAATACACCATATTATTTGAAGCATATCTTCCCCTTTCACAAAACATAATATTCCTTTGTTGCCTAGTCTTGTAGAATTCTTTTGATACAGAGACCTTGACCTTCTTTTTTCTGCGAATCTTAGTGATGTTCTTTCACACCATAACATGCTGTCATTCACATTTCAGTTGGGAATAATCATAAGAGCACTCTCCATTGGCCATCCGCCACCAACGAACTTCATGCTGGTTACCATGGGAAGCACAGCCGTTTTACTTATTGGATGGCGAGCATTATTCTTCACCATATTCCCCTCCGACAAGGACAAGAAGAACGACGTATACAAGCGTGGCAGCCCTTTTGAACTCTTTGAGGTATGCACAAAACACTTTCTAGTCATCAATGAAACGTTATGCTATTTTCTTGAGATACATTGAACAACCAACAATTTTGTTTCCGCAGTTGCTTACGTCGTTGGTGAGAAGATGGTGATGAGCAGAGCAATTGTTTAGAGTCTAACTGTGATCATATTTTCTCCTTGGAGGTAACTTCTTGTGATTCCCTCCTTTTACATTTAAAAGAGAGGGAAAGTGTATATGAGGAGAAGTTTTGCTATCTGTATTAATACACATTTTTTATATCTAGTTTATACTACTTCTCATACACATGATTCCCCTTTCTTTATTGAATGTTTCTTGTACAACCATTTGATCATCTTAGAAAAGAGGACCTTGCTTATTTAGGATGACGACGGAAGCCTGCAGCCGCACTACCTGTGGGTGGGATCTCACGGGTGTGATCGTGTGAGATCCCGACTCACACAATAGAACGTGTAGTCATGTTCGAGTTTGTGTCTCGATGGCAAGTGATGCTTCATAATTTACATTGTGCATACTCATATGATATTTTTATGAGAATGATAACAATTTTCACTCTAGTTATGTTATTATTAGGCAAAGAGAAGAAATCAATTTATTACAAATAGTATCACAATTTAATGAGGTTTTTGAGCTACTAAAAAACATATCCTTGACAAATCAGAGATGTGCATTTAATAAAAGAGTGAGCTATAAAAACAGTCTCTGGACTTTCAAAATATCCTCATACAACCCTGGACTAAGCgtttatctcgaaaatggtTTTTTTTCAACTGTTTTCGGttgaaaatacccttttgggtGGTTTTGGgtgtttgggcaatttggtctttttacatttttaacatttaaaatctaatattattttgatgatgtactaaatctaatattatttcaaaattatcattcttcttctcttttgtcatcattcactttgtttcttt
This genomic interval from Salvia splendens isolate huo1 chromosome 13, SspV2, whole genome shotgun sequence contains the following:
- the LOC121760151 gene encoding uncharacterized protein LOC121760151; its protein translation is MMPLLTPAANGGGAVLSSSHHCSLKFVHPVAPLFSKRRPTFSASRAIKPLMLANAAESSSGASAKPSTASTSDPFDDQGSAPTPISLVGQENLPLEGVIQFEKPDSSSRLAKWGLVALLAGGDVAMLLLFAAIGRSSHGLPVFDFETFKTADPFIAGWFLSAYFLGGFSKEGRGKNGLQSAVVAAAKSWSLGIPLGIIIRALSIGHPPPTNFMLVTMGSTAVLLIGWRALFFTIFPSDKDKKNDVYKRGSPFELFELLTSLVRRW
- the LOC121762318 gene encoding heterogeneous nuclear ribonucleoprotein 1-like; amino-acid sequence: MDDSEQNKLFVGGISWDTTDDALKDHFGQYGAVFGSVIARDRISGNPRGFAFVTFSDSSAVDRALQDSHQILSRTVEVKRAIPRSEQQSQQQNYRGVSRNNSRTNNRSDVQFRTKKIFVGGLSANLTEEEFRRYFEKFGRITDVVVMHDNLTHRPRGFGFITFDSEDSVEEVMQKSFHELTGKLVEVKRAVPKDGIGSSNIVYNGRLGDARSPTSFNSYQQGSYVPVNSRYGYFPGYGNVAGYLYGAGMYGGVYPSGGYGGISYGLTPIAPRSPWNSAMIGVRGGFLPYGSAAPVYPSYVNGGPGGVLGLSMNGYGGILGGDAQHSTESTPSQTGINNVDANSFGSSRGFGGAASKQSHRVSDRSYQAANSS